From the Camarhynchus parvulus chromosome 13, STF_HiC, whole genome shotgun sequence genome, one window contains:
- the RPS14 gene encoding 40S ribosomal protein S14: MAPRKGKEKKEEQVISLGPQVAEGENVFGVCHIFASFNDTFVHVTDLSGKETICRVTGGMKVKADRDESSPYAAMLAAQDVAQRCKELGITALHIKLRATGGNRTKTPGPGAQSALRALARSGMKIGRIEDVTPIPSDSTRRKGGRRGRRL; this comes from the exons ATGGCACCTCGTAAGGgcaaggagaagaaggaagagcagGTCATCAGCCTGGGACCCCAGGttgctgaaggagaaaatgtcTTTGGTGTCTGCCACATCTTTGCCTCCTTCAATGACACTTTTGTCCATGTGACTGATCTGTCTGGCAA GGAAACCATCTGCCGTGTGACCGGTGGGATGAAGGTGAAGGCAGACAGAGATGAGTCCTCTCCCTACGCAGCCATGCTGGCAGCCCAGGACGTTGCCCAGAGGTGCAAGGAGCTGGGCATCACTGCCCTGCACATCAAGCTGCGTGCAACTGGGGGCAACAG GACCAAGACTCCTGGACCCGGTGCTCAGTCAGCCCTGAGAGCTCTGGCCCGCTCTGGAATGAAGATTGGCCGCATTG aggaTGTCACCCCCATCCCCTCCGACAGCACTCGCAGGAAGGGTGGCCGCCGTGGACGTCGTCTGTAA